One genomic region from Sphingomonas paeninsulae encodes:
- a CDS encoding PEPxxWA-CTERM sorting domain-containing protein: MATQANFVIDNHRRQRMIALGLSGVALVLSLAPRNERALFITPGDIKAFSAAVPTDVPGFFPINFIVDRTPSAFASPRSSNPAFGPAAAAPPGVIAPDPAFAGIGAPDNAPAAISSNSLPADSSGGSGFPFSPPGINPLATGPSAPIGQTSSTTGGTTTGGTTTGGTNTSTSGGIVPAVPEPATWSMLIVGFLFAGATLRRRQFSFSRLPLKETESN; this comes from the coding sequence GTGGCGACTCAAGCTAATTTTGTGATTGATAATCACCGTCGGCAGCGGATGATCGCCCTCGGTTTGTCGGGCGTCGCACTGGTTTTGTCTCTTGCTCCGCGTAACGAGCGCGCTCTGTTCATTACACCCGGCGACATCAAGGCATTCAGCGCCGCCGTGCCAACCGATGTTCCTGGCTTCTTCCCGATAAATTTCATTGTCGATCGAACGCCTTCTGCATTCGCGTCGCCACGGTCGTCCAATCCCGCTTTCGGGCCGGCAGCAGCCGCGCCTCCGGGCGTAATAGCGCCCGATCCTGCCTTTGCCGGAATCGGCGCTCCCGATAATGCACCGGCTGCGATTTCTTCAAATTCACTGCCTGCCGATTCTTCGGGCGGCAGCGGATTTCCATTTTCTCCACCCGGGATCAACCCACTCGCAACTGGCCCATCCGCGCCAATCGGTCAGACAAGTTCCACCACTGGCGGAACGACGACCGGCGGGACCACAACCGGTGGAACGAATACATCCACAAGCGGCGGAATAGTTCCGGCTGTTCCTGAACCGGCAACCTGGTCGATGTTGATTGTCGGATTTCTTTTCGCTGGCGCAACTCTGCGGCGGCGTCAGTTCAGTTTCAGTCGACTGCCCTTGAAAGAGACTGAATCCAACTGA